Proteins from a genomic interval of Lysobacter arenosi:
- a CDS encoding peptidoglycan DD-metalloendopeptidase family protein: protein MTAHDSGTERRERLKALREAALHRPVLATGASNGFNGRWSRRQWAHASLFATLGVLVAAIVPGFGPAASKQPLHTQRSSLALALPPLPLSRLKGHNGDSWQIVRIERGQTLGAVFEDLDLPVATMHRILDESGDKAILTRLKPGTELAFDLPQGANGQPAELRTFRYDRDDSHRVELSLAGDKVTEKVLVRPTESRTVVISGKVGKSLFRSGRKLGLSGSNINTLTDEIFKYDIDFNEDVGADDRFSVVVEQTWREGELLRTGPVLAATFTTGGKLHTGFRFERNGKSEYFTGDGRPLKKSFIRMPIPYARLTSNFGTRKHPVLGRTRMHKGVDYAARTGTPIMAAGDARVQSAGWMGGYGNAVVLDHGRGYTTLYGHMSRIGKIRPGQRIAQGTVIGYVGTTGMSTGPHLHYEFRVNGVHRNPLSITMPPPEPLSGAALAQFRAQTGVALARIQKVENIIYADADAPAPAPAAAPGKARKPAKTKA from the coding sequence ATGACAGCACACGATAGCGGTACGGAACGGCGCGAGCGCCTCAAGGCCCTGCGCGAAGCCGCTCTGCACCGACCGGTGCTGGCCACAGGCGCTTCCAATGGTTTCAACGGTCGCTGGTCGCGTCGCCAGTGGGCTCACGCCAGCCTGTTCGCGACGCTCGGCGTTCTGGTTGCCGCCATTGTCCCCGGTTTCGGTCCCGCTGCCAGCAAGCAGCCGCTGCATACGCAGCGCAGCTCGCTTGCGCTTGCCTTGCCGCCGCTGCCGCTGTCGCGCCTGAAAGGCCACAACGGTGACAGCTGGCAGATCGTCCGCATCGAGCGCGGCCAGACGCTGGGCGCGGTGTTCGAGGATCTCGATCTGCCGGTCGCCACCATGCACCGGATCCTGGACGAGTCGGGCGACAAGGCGATCCTGACCCGTCTCAAGCCCGGCACCGAACTCGCGTTCGACCTGCCGCAGGGCGCCAACGGCCAACCGGCCGAGCTGCGCACGTTCCGTTACGACCGCGACGACAGCCACCGCGTCGAACTGAGCCTGGCCGGCGACAAGGTCACCGAGAAGGTGCTGGTCCGCCCGACCGAGAGCCGCACGGTGGTCATCAGCGGCAAGGTCGGCAAGTCGCTGTTCCGCTCGGGCCGCAAGCTCGGCCTGTCGGGCAGCAACATCAACACGCTGACCGACGAGATCTTCAAGTACGACATCGACTTCAACGAAGACGTCGGCGCCGACGACCGCTTCAGCGTGGTGGTCGAGCAGACCTGGCGCGAAGGCGAACTGCTGCGCACCGGTCCGGTGCTGGCGGCCACCTTCACCACCGGCGGCAAGCTCCACACCGGTTTCCGCTTCGAGCGCAACGGCAAGTCCGAGTACTTCACCGGCGACGGCCGTCCGCTGAAGAAGAGCTTTATCCGCATGCCGATCCCGTATGCGCGCCTGACCTCGAACTTCGGCACCCGCAAGCACCCGGTGCTGGGCCGCACCCGCATGCACAAGGGCGTCGACTATGCCGCGCGCACCGGCACGCCGATCATGGCTGCCGGCGACGCACGCGTGCAGTCGGCCGGCTGGATGGGCGGCTACGGCAACGCGGTCGTCCTCGACCACGGCCGCGGCTACACCACGCTGTACGGCCACATGTCGCGCATCGGCAAGATCCGTCCGGGCCAGCGCATCGCCCAGGGCACGGTGATCGGCTACGTCGGCACCACCGGCATGTCGACCGGCCCGCACCTGCATTACGAGTTCCGCGTCAACGGCGTGCACCGCAACCCGCTGTCGATCACCATGCCGCCGCCGGAGCCGCTGTCGGGCGCCGCGCTGGCGCAGTTCCGCGCCCAGACCGGCGTCGCCCTGGCACGGATCCAGAAGGTCGAGAACATCATCTACGCCGACGCAGATGCGCCGGCTCCGGCGCCCGCCGCGGCGCCTGGCAAGGCCAGGAAGCCCGCCAAGACCAAGGCCTGA
- the tyrS gene encoding tyrosine--tRNA ligase, whose protein sequence is MSPQSPASVQDALDLIGRGADEILKREELEARLKLGRPLRIKAGFDPTAPDLHIGHTVLLNKMRQFQDLGHQVIFLIGDFTGMIGDPTGKNVTRKPLTREDVLANAQTYADQVFKVLDKERTEVRFNSEWFSKMDAADMIKLAAQHTVARMLERDDFAKRYAAQQSIAIHEFLYPLVQGYDSVALKADVELGGTDQKFNLLMGRGLQEHHGQPPQIVLTMPLLEGLDGVNKMSKSLGNYIGINEPAIDIVTKTMKIDDVLMWRWIDLLSFAISMAEAAKLRADIEAGQLNPRDLKMRLARELAARFHGESAAEQAVAGWNAAVRGEGDTASLPLTDVQVPAEGMRIAALLTAAGLTPSNSEANRKLKERAVRIDGEVIEDAQRVFAPGFEGVLAVGKRTFARVRLIAA, encoded by the coding sequence TTGTCCCCCCAGTCCCCAGCCTCCGTCCAAGACGCCCTAGACCTGATCGGCCGCGGTGCCGACGAGATCCTCAAGCGCGAGGAGCTGGAGGCCCGCCTCAAGCTGGGCCGCCCCCTGCGGATCAAGGCCGGCTTCGATCCGACCGCCCCGGACCTGCATATCGGCCATACGGTCCTGCTGAACAAGATGCGCCAGTTCCAGGACCTGGGGCACCAGGTGATCTTCCTGATCGGCGACTTCACCGGAATGATCGGCGACCCGACCGGCAAGAACGTCACCCGCAAGCCGCTGACCCGAGAGGACGTACTGGCCAACGCCCAGACCTATGCCGACCAGGTCTTCAAGGTCCTGGACAAGGAGCGCACCGAGGTCCGCTTCAACTCCGAGTGGTTCAGCAAGATGGACGCGGCCGACATGATCAAGCTGGCCGCCCAGCACACGGTGGCGCGCATGCTCGAGCGCGACGACTTCGCCAAGCGCTATGCCGCCCAGCAGTCGATCGCGATCCATGAATTCCTCTATCCGCTGGTCCAGGGTTACGACTCGGTGGCGCTCAAGGCCGACGTCGAGCTCGGCGGCACCGACCAGAAGTTCAACCTGCTGATGGGCCGCGGCCTGCAGGAGCACCACGGCCAGCCGCCGCAGATCGTGCTGACCATGCCGCTGCTGGAGGGCCTGGACGGCGTCAACAAGATGTCCAAGTCGCTGGGCAACTACATAGGCATCAATGAACCGGCGATCGACATCGTCACCAAGACGATGAAGATCGACGACGTGCTGATGTGGCGCTGGATCGACCTGCTCAGCTTCGCGATATCGATGGCGGAGGCGGCGAAGCTGCGCGCCGACATAGAAGCGGGGCAACTGAACCCGCGCGACCTGAAGATGCGCCTGGCACGCGAGCTGGCGGCGCGTTTCCACGGCGAATCGGCCGCGGAACAGGCGGTGGCTGGCTGGAATGCCGCGGTACGCGGCGAGGGCGATACCGCTTCGTTGCCGCTGACGGACGTGCAGGTTCCGGCCGAAGGCATGCGCATTGCAGCGCTGCTGACGGCTGCGGGTCTTACGCCAAGCAACTCCGAAGCGAACCGCAAGCTCAAGGAGCGCGCGGTGCGAATCGACGGTGAAGTGATCGAAGATGCACAACGTGTGTTCGCGCCAGGCTTCGAAGGTGTGCTCGCTGTAGGCAAGCGCACGTTTGCACGCGTGCGCCTGATCGCAGCGTAA
- a CDS encoding 2OG-Fe dioxygenase family protein, protein MQTPAESTLSALHETLRRDGFSFVAGSVMRELFEQRHALDDWARFAASWDDLAPDAYLASVGHNRSRRYAVFAAGSSGEIVRQPHQPHYQSRDYNNLQGGIERWFEPVLPDVAGSYSLRTILEFCRDFYGDLSPDVAAWHIELHQFRIEARPGQPGQPTPEGVHRDGVNYVLVLLIDRHNIVSGTTTIHAADGRELGSFTLTHAMDAALVDDSRVFHGVTAVEAQDPGQPSHRDVLVVTLRAAA, encoded by the coding sequence ATGCAAACCCCCGCCGAGTCCACTTTGTCCGCCTTGCACGAAACGCTCAGGCGTGACGGCTTCAGCTTTGTCGCCGGCTCGGTGATGCGGGAGCTGTTCGAGCAGCGCCACGCGCTCGACGACTGGGCGCGTTTCGCCGCCAGCTGGGACGACCTGGCACCCGATGCCTACCTGGCCAGCGTCGGCCACAACCGCAGCCGCCGCTACGCGGTGTTCGCTGCCGGCAGCAGCGGCGAAATCGTGCGCCAGCCGCACCAGCCGCATTACCAGAGCCGCGACTACAACAACCTGCAGGGCGGCATCGAGCGCTGGTTCGAACCGGTGCTACCGGACGTTGCCGGGAGCTACAGTCTTCGCACGATCCTGGAGTTCTGCCGTGACTTCTATGGCGACCTGTCGCCGGACGTCGCGGCCTGGCATATCGAACTCCATCAGTTCCGCATCGAGGCCCGGCCCGGCCAACCCGGCCAGCCGACGCCGGAAGGCGTGCACCGCGACGGCGTCAACTACGTCCTGGTGCTGCTGATCGACCGGCACAACATCGTCAGCGGAACCACCACCATCCACGCCGCCGATGGCCGCGAGCTGGGCAGCTTCACGCTGACCCATGCGATGGATGCCGCTCTGGTCGATGATTCCCGGGTGTTCCATGGCGTGACCGCCGTGGAAGCACAGGATCCCGGGCAGCCGTCGCATCGCGACGTGCTGGTGGTGACCTTGCGCGCCGCGGCCTGA
- a CDS encoding MAPEG family protein: MTLATAYVCVLIAAVLPYLWVAIAKTSGERYDNRDPRRWQERQQSQRSLRASAAQLNSYEAFAPFAAGVIMAQLAGVPHAQIGTLSIAFIVFRVLHGLLYISGRHLLRTAAWFAGYVCVLWLLVQAALHITP, from the coding sequence ATGACGCTCGCCACTGCCTACGTCTGTGTCCTGATCGCCGCCGTGCTGCCCTACCTGTGGGTCGCCATCGCCAAGACCAGCGGCGAGCGCTACGACAACCGCGACCCGCGCCGCTGGCAGGAACGCCAGCAGAGCCAGCGTTCGCTCCGCGCCAGTGCCGCGCAGCTCAACAGTTACGAAGCGTTCGCGCCGTTCGCCGCGGGCGTGATCATGGCCCAGCTGGCGGGCGTGCCGCATGCGCAGATCGGCACGCTGTCGATCGCGTTCATCGTCTTCCGTGTGCTGCACGGCCTGCTCTATATCAGCGGTCGCCACCTGCTGCGCACCGCCGCCTGGTTCGCCGGCTACGTCTGCGTGCTCTGGCTGCTGGTGCAGGCAGCGTTGCACATCACTCCCTGA
- a CDS encoding M28 family metallopeptidase produces the protein MSRTSLLTAAIVGTLALAACSKPEADAPTAATPAPASTAAPADPGSSHPFGDTINAADFAEHVKTLASDEFEGRAPGSAGEDKTVAYLEAQFKRIGLQPGNGDSYVQTVPMVETVANEGTVVKLDVKGQPRELKFGSDMVIGTRTGKNEVKVDGSELVFVGYGVNAPEQKWNDYAGVDVKGKTVVMFVNDPGFHGQDPKLFEGKRMTYYGRWTYKFEEAARQGAAAALIIHDSDGASYGWDVVKNSWSGAQFDLPAKDDPEPRLPVQGWITGDVARTLLSSLGQNLDELYKAAGKPGFKAIPLQAKLSVDLKSTISEKSSRNVVARLPGAKRPDETVVYMAHWDHLGNHGHEGHGEAAPAGSDNIYNGAVDNATGVAGILEIAEAFSKQQPPPDRSLLFLAVTLEESGLLGSKYYVAHPTVPLDKTVAVINLDAMPVIGKARDMTVVGFGSSELEDILKTVADGQQRVLHAEATPEDGFYFRSDHFNFAKAGVPALYAKGGDDLIDGGMEAGQKAQVDYRDNRYHKPGDQYDPSWKLDGVIQDLDALYGVGKTLAGSEQWPNWYEGNAFRAAHDKLMKPAAK, from the coding sequence ATGTCCCGCACGTCCCTGCTTACCGCCGCAATCGTCGGCACGCTGGCGCTGGCCGCCTGCTCCAAGCCCGAGGCCGATGCGCCGACGGCCGCGACGCCCGCCCCGGCTTCCACTGCCGCTCCTGCCGACCCCGGCAGCAGTCATCCCTTCGGCGACACGATCAACGCCGCCGATTTCGCCGAGCACGTGAAGACGCTGGCGTCGGACGAATTCGAAGGTCGCGCCCCCGGCAGCGCCGGCGAGGACAAGACCGTCGCCTACCTGGAAGCGCAGTTCAAGCGCATTGGCCTGCAGCCCGGCAACGGCGACAGCTACGTGCAGACCGTACCGATGGTGGAGACCGTCGCCAACGAAGGCACCGTGGTCAAGCTCGACGTGAAGGGCCAGCCGCGCGAGCTGAAGTTCGGCAGCGACATGGTGATCGGCACGCGCACCGGCAAGAACGAAGTCAAGGTCGACGGCAGCGAACTGGTGTTCGTCGGCTACGGCGTCAACGCGCCCGAGCAGAAGTGGAACGACTACGCCGGCGTCGACGTCAAGGGCAAGACCGTGGTGATGTTCGTCAACGACCCCGGTTTCCATGGCCAGGATCCGAAGCTGTTCGAAGGCAAGCGGATGACCTACTACGGCCGCTGGACCTACAAGTTCGAAGAGGCCGCACGCCAGGGCGCAGCGGCAGCGCTGATCATCCACGACAGCGATGGCGCCTCCTACGGCTGGGACGTGGTGAAGAATTCCTGGTCGGGCGCGCAGTTCGACCTGCCGGCCAAGGACGATCCGGAACCGCGCCTGCCGGTGCAGGGCTGGATCACCGGCGATGTCGCCCGCACCTTGTTGTCGTCGCTCGGGCAGAACCTCGACGAGCTCTACAAGGCGGCCGGCAAGCCCGGATTCAAGGCCATTCCGTTGCAGGCGAAGCTGTCGGTCGACCTGAAGAGCACCATCAGCGAGAAGTCCTCGCGCAACGTGGTCGCACGCCTGCCCGGTGCCAAGCGCCCGGACGAGACCGTCGTCTACATGGCGCACTGGGACCACCTGGGCAACCACGGCCACGAAGGGCACGGCGAAGCCGCGCCCGCCGGCAGCGACAACATCTACAACGGTGCCGTCGACAACGCGACCGGCGTGGCCGGCATCCTCGAGATCGCCGAAGCCTTCAGCAAGCAGCAGCCGCCGCCGGATCGCTCGCTGCTGTTCCTGGCGGTGACGCTGGAAGAGTCGGGCCTGCTGGGTTCGAAGTACTACGTCGCCCATCCGACCGTTCCGCTCGACAAGACGGTGGCCGTGATCAATCTCGATGCGATGCCGGTGATCGGCAAGGCGCGTGACATGACCGTGGTCGGCTTCGGCAGCTCCGAGCTCGAGGACATCCTCAAGACGGTCGCCGATGGCCAGCAGCGCGTGCTGCATGCCGAAGCCACGCCGGAGGATGGCTTCTACTTCCGCTCCGATCACTTCAACTTCGCCAAGGCCGGCGTGCCGGCGCTGTACGCCAAGGGCGGCGATGACCTGATCGACGGCGGCATGGAAGCCGGTCAGAAGGCCCAGGTCGACTACCGCGACAACCGCTACCACAAGCCCGGCGATCAGTACGATCCGTCGTGGAAGCTCGACGGCGTCATCCAGGACCTGGATGCGCTTTACGGTGTCGGCAAGACCTTGGCGGGCAGCGAGCAGTGGCCCAACTGGTACGAGGGCAATGCCTTCCGCGCCGCCCACGACAAGCTGATGAAGCCCGCGGCGAAGTAG
- the gpmI gene encoding 2,3-bisphosphoglycerate-independent phosphoglycerate mutase — protein MSASPVRPKPVVLLILDGWGHREDPTDNALAQATLPNWHALLASAPHTLIHTEGRHVGLPDGQMGNSEVGHMNLGAGRIVYQDLTRVDAAIEDGSFFGNEELRAACAAAQNNGGTLHVMGLLSPGGVHSHENHIFAMLELARQAGVAKVAVHAFLDGRDMPPRSAEPSLKRLLDVCQKLGNARVASVSGRYYAMDRDQRWDRVRRAWDAMVEARSEHVTTGAVEALLQAYERGENDEFVAPTVIEGSVPMADGDAIVFMNFRADRARQLTAAFVSPTFDGFVARRPALSRFVCLTEYDARLPAPVAFGPDDLRNTLGEVLAANGLKQLRIAETEKYAHVTFFFSGGREDPYEGETRILVPSPKVATYDLQPEMSCPEVTAKLTAAIRSGDIDVAICNIANPDMVGHTGDIAAAIKAAEAVDIAIGAIAQAVRDTGGALLVTADHGNLEMMRDASTGQPHTAHTVGPVPFVYLGPRQATLRSGGALRDVAPTILDLLGLPKPAEMSGTSLLAG, from the coding sequence GTGTCAGCCTCCCCCGTGCGCCCCAAACCCGTTGTCCTGCTCATCCTCGACGGCTGGGGCCACCGTGAAGACCCGACCGACAACGCCCTGGCCCAGGCCACCCTGCCCAACTGGCACGCGCTGCTGGCCAGCGCCCCGCACACCCTGATCCACACCGAGGGCCGCCACGTCGGCCTGCCGGACGGGCAGATGGGCAATTCCGAGGTCGGCCACATGAACCTGGGCGCCGGCCGGATCGTCTACCAGGACCTGACCCGGGTCGATGCGGCGATCGAAGACGGCAGCTTCTTCGGCAACGAGGAGCTGCGTGCGGCCTGCGCGGCCGCGCAGAACAACGGCGGCACGCTGCACGTGATGGGCCTGCTCTCGCCCGGCGGCGTCCACAGCCACGAGAACCACATCTTCGCGATGCTCGAGCTGGCCCGCCAGGCCGGCGTCGCCAAGGTCGCCGTGCACGCCTTCCTCGACGGCCGCGACATGCCGCCGCGGTCGGCCGAGCCCAGCCTCAAGCGCCTGCTCGATGTCTGCCAGAAGCTGGGCAACGCCCGCGTCGCCAGCGTCAGCGGCCGCTACTACGCGATGGACCGCGACCAGCGCTGGGACCGCGTGCGCCGCGCCTGGGACGCGATGGTCGAAGCGCGCAGCGAGCACGTCACCACCGGTGCCGTGGAAGCGTTGCTGCAGGCCTATGAGCGTGGCGAGAACGACGAGTTCGTCGCCCCGACCGTGATCGAGGGCAGCGTGCCCATGGCCGACGGCGATGCAATCGTGTTCATGAATTTCCGCGCCGATCGCGCGCGCCAGCTGACCGCGGCGTTCGTCTCGCCGACGTTCGACGGCTTCGTTGCGCGCCGTCCGGCGCTGTCGCGCTTCGTCTGCCTGACCGAGTACGACGCGCGCCTGCCGGCGCCGGTCGCATTCGGTCCGGACGACCTGCGCAACACCCTCGGCGAAGTGCTGGCCGCCAACGGCCTCAAGCAGCTGCGAATCGCCGAGACCGAGAAGTACGCGCACGTCACCTTCTTCTTCAGTGGCGGTCGTGAGGATCCCTACGAAGGCGAGACCCGCATCCTGGTGCCGAGTCCGAAGGTCGCGACCTATGACCTGCAGCCGGAAATGAGCTGCCCGGAAGTCACCGCCAAGCTGACCGCGGCGATCCGTTCCGGCGACATCGACGTTGCCATCTGCAACATCGCCAACCCCGACATGGTCGGCCACACCGGCGACATCGCCGCGGCGATCAAGGCTGCCGAGGCGGTCGACATCGCCATCGGCGCAATCGCCCAGGCCGTGCGCGACACCGGCGGCGCGCTGCTGGTCACCGCCGACCACGGCAACCTGGAAATGATGCGCGACGCCAGCACCGGCCAGCCGCACACCGCGCACACGGTCGGTCCGGTGCCGTTCGTGTACCTGGGCCCGCGCCAGGCCACGCTGCGCAGCGGCGGCGCCCTGCGCGACGTCGCCCCGACCATCCTCGACCTGCTCGGACTGCCGAAACCGGCGGAGATGAGCGGCACGAGCCTGCTGGCGGGCTGA
- a CDS encoding murein hydrolase activator EnvC family protein has translation MPTTSTMRLLRAFAIVAFCLAAALATPVVAQSSREAERKLEKIQRELKAVADERREIEGQRGDASRKLRDADEKVGQSNRRLREIEARLAREQSSLQQLQQERESLQARMVTQRQELAQLLRGAYLQGQDAPLKLLLAQDSVAEGSRTLAYYGYLQRDRTRRIAELNSQLKELDTLQAQIVQRSSELDSTRQQQRSQLGELQSDRKQRAALVASLDQRYKDRSTRERALGRDAKGLEQLLKKLRVAAARAEAQRRAAAERAAREEARRGSGETPPRKPVVVASAPAPQVGGLGWPVSGALLAGFGATMPDGRGSDGLLIAASAGTPVKAVADGSVVYAEWMTGYGLLLIVDHGNGYMSLYAHNDALLKDVGASVKRGDTVATVGNSGGQGRPALYFELRRNGAPVNPGAWLRR, from the coding sequence ATGCCCACTACCTCGACGATGCGACTGCTGCGTGCATTCGCCATCGTTGCCTTCTGCCTCGCCGCGGCGCTGGCAACGCCGGTTGTTGCACAGAGCAGCCGCGAGGCCGAGCGCAAGCTGGAGAAGATCCAGCGCGAGTTGAAGGCGGTGGCCGACGAGCGACGCGAGATCGAAGGCCAGCGCGGCGATGCCTCGCGCAAGCTGCGCGACGCCGACGAGAAAGTCGGGCAATCCAACCGTCGCCTGCGCGAGATCGAGGCGCGGCTGGCGCGCGAGCAGTCGTCGCTGCAGCAGCTGCAGCAGGAGCGCGAGTCACTGCAGGCGCGGATGGTGACCCAGCGTCAGGAACTGGCGCAGCTGCTGCGCGGCGCCTACCTGCAAGGTCAGGACGCACCGCTGAAGTTGCTGCTGGCGCAGGACAGCGTCGCCGAGGGCAGCCGCACGCTGGCCTATTACGGCTACCTGCAGCGCGACCGCACCCGCCGTATCGCTGAACTGAACTCGCAGCTCAAGGAACTCGACACGCTGCAGGCGCAGATCGTGCAGCGCAGCAGCGAACTCGACAGCACGCGCCAGCAACAGCGCAGCCAGTTGGGCGAATTGCAGTCCGATCGCAAGCAACGCGCCGCCCTGGTCGCCTCGCTCGACCAGCGCTACAAGGATCGCAGCACGCGCGAGCGCGCACTCGGCCGCGATGCCAAGGGCCTGGAGCAACTGCTGAAGAAGTTGCGCGTGGCCGCCGCCCGCGCCGAAGCGCAACGCCGTGCAGCCGCCGAACGCGCCGCTCGCGAAGAAGCGCGCCGGGGCAGCGGCGAGACTCCGCCGCGCAAACCGGTGGTGGTGGCCAGCGCGCCGGCGCCGCAGGTGGGCGGGCTCGGCTGGCCGGTGTCGGGCGCGTTGCTGGCGGGCTTCGGCGCGACCATGCCCGACGGCCGCGGCAGCGACGGCCTGCTGATCGCGGCCAGCGCCGGCACGCCGGTCAAGGCCGTGGCCGATGGCAGCGTGGTCTACGCCGAATGGATGACCGGCTACGGCCTGCTGCTGATCGTCGACCACGGCAATGGCTACATGAGCCTGTACGCGCACAACGACGCGCTGCTCAAGGACGTCGGTGCCAGCGTGAAGCGCGGCGATACCGTGGCCACCGTCGGCAATTCCGGCGGTCAGGGGCGGCCGGCGCTTTACTTCGAGCTGCGCCGGAACGGCGCGCCGGTGAACCCGGGCGCCTGGCTGCGGCGCTGA
- a CDS encoding DUF1820 family protein has product MAKPLYKVTFLNAGKVYELYARHVGSGALWGFTEVGELVFDVHDGVVIDPTEERLRDEFGNTRVLHLPMHSIVRVEEVERKGQSAIRDATTGEKVVTPFPLPAKPR; this is encoded by the coding sequence ATGGCCAAGCCGCTCTACAAAGTGACCTTCCTCAACGCCGGCAAGGTGTACGAGCTGTATGCCCGTCACGTCGGTTCCGGTGCGCTGTGGGGATTCACCGAAGTCGGTGAGCTGGTGTTCGACGTCCACGACGGCGTGGTGATCGATCCGACCGAGGAGCGCCTGCGCGACGAGTTCGGCAACACCCGCGTGCTGCACCTGCCGATGCACAGCATCGTCCGCGTCGAGGAAGTCGAGCGCAAAGGCCAGTCGGCGATCCGTGACGCGACCACTGGCGAAAAAGTGGTCACGCCATTCCCGCTGCCGGCAAAGCCGCGCTAA
- a CDS encoding rhomboid family intramembrane serine protease: MFVSIPTRERSPLRWATPALFSVLWLCFIGVELLPDSDQRRLLLEWGALSGGLTSPEEWWSSLRSGVLLRLFTALFLHADWAHLLGNLVFLLIFGLPAERAMGPWRLLMLFLLGGAVANLAAVIAIGTPDRLIIGASGAVSALIGAYLALFPNAKLGVVVPLGLFLQFVKMPAPLLIGVWALLQLLFTFIGPAFGAVAWSAHLAGFAFGGAFALIARAGIARRLRRKRGL; encoded by the coding sequence ATGTTCGTCTCGATCCCGACGCGCGAGCGCAGTCCGCTCCGCTGGGCCACGCCAGCCCTGTTCAGCGTCCTGTGGCTGTGCTTTATCGGCGTCGAGCTGCTTCCCGATTCCGACCAGCGGCGCCTGTTGCTGGAATGGGGCGCCCTGTCGGGAGGACTGACATCCCCGGAAGAATGGTGGTCGTCACTGCGCAGCGGCGTGTTGCTGCGCCTGTTCACCGCGCTGTTCCTGCACGCCGACTGGGCGCACCTGCTGGGCAACCTGGTGTTCCTGTTGATCTTCGGCCTGCCGGCCGAGCGGGCGATGGGACCGTGGCGGCTGTTGATGCTGTTCCTGCTGGGCGGTGCGGTCGCCAACCTCGCCGCGGTGATCGCCATCGGCACGCCCGACCGGCTGATCATCGGCGCCAGCGGCGCGGTGTCGGCACTGATTGGCGCTTACCTGGCGCTGTTCCCGAACGCCAAGCTCGGCGTGGTCGTGCCGCTGGGCCTGTTCCTGCAATTCGTGAAGATGCCGGCACCGCTGCTGATCGGAGTGTGGGCACTGCTGCAGTTGCTCTTCACCTTCATCGGACCGGCCTTCGGCGCCGTGGCCTGGTCGGCGCACCTGGCAGGCTTCGCCTTCGGCGGTGCGTTCGCGCTGATTGCACGTGCCGGCATCGCCCGCCGACTTCGTCGAAAGCGCGGCCTGTAG
- a CDS encoding OmpP1/FadL family transporter has protein sequence MQHVHRFTRLSALALGITGALAIGQVHASAFQIKENSVKAQGRSYAGSGVAKDDASVVSNNPATMAQFKGTTFQADVTVIDLGFEFTGGGYDAIGRPITGGDGGDAGDVIPVPAMSFIHKFESTGIAVGAQVSAPFGLKTEYEAGWVGRYYADKSDLKTVDLTLSAALDIIPDRLSVGAGLVYERADVTLSKAVDFGALLFGQLPPAQRPFAPSFARPQGADGHAEVEGDDTGLGWIVGVNLRPTDKLAIGLSYRSEIDHEIDGNVTWTVPAPVRATLDSRPQTSPLFRNGGAGADLTTPSVTTVSVSYQFTDKFQLLADYSETGWKSLQQINIDFDNPDPNSIEQFRWDDTRFYSIGGEYKFNDAWTFRAGWAFDETPTTFATRTPRLPDEDRTWYSVGASWQATQNLEVSFAYTYLDVSNPQIGLTEGGHTLFGEYDATINLYGVSAKYNF, from the coding sequence ATGCAACACGTTCACCGCTTCACCCGCCTGTCGGCGCTGGCTCTGGGCATCACCGGCGCACTGGCAATCGGTCAGGTCCACGCTTCTGCGTTCCAGATCAAGGAAAACAGCGTCAAGGCCCAGGGCCGCTCGTACGCCGGCTCCGGCGTCGCCAAGGATGACGCCTCGGTGGTGTCCAACAATCCGGCGACCATGGCCCAGTTCAAGGGCACGACCTTCCAGGCCGACGTCACCGTGATCGACCTCGGATTCGAATTCACCGGCGGCGGCTATGACGCCATCGGTCGCCCGATCACCGGCGGCGACGGCGGCGACGCCGGCGACGTGATCCCGGTTCCGGCGATGTCCTTCATCCACAAGTTCGAGAGCACCGGCATCGCTGTCGGCGCCCAGGTCAGCGCTCCGTTCGGCCTGAAGACCGAATACGAAGCAGGTTGGGTTGGCCGTTACTACGCCGACAAGTCCGACCTCAAGACCGTCGACCTGACCCTGTCGGCCGCGCTGGACATCATCCCGGACCGTTTGTCGGTCGGTGCTGGCCTGGTCTATGAGCGCGCCGACGTGACCCTGTCCAAGGCCGTCGACTTTGGCGCGTTGCTGTTCGGCCAGCTGCCGCCGGCGCAGCGTCCATTCGCACCGAGCTTTGCGCGCCCGCAGGGCGCCGACGGCCACGCAGAGGTGGAAGGCGACGACACCGGCCTGGGCTGGATCGTCGGCGTCAACCTGCGTCCGACCGACAAGCTGGCGATCGGCCTGTCGTACCGCTCGGAAATCGACCACGAGATCGACGGCAACGTCACCTGGACCGTGCCGGCCCCGGTGCGTGCCACGCTCGACAGCCGTCCGCAGACCAGCCCGCTGTTCCGCAACGGCGGCGCCGGCGCTGACCTGACCACGCCGTCGGTCACGACTGTCAGCGTGTCTTACCAGTTCACCGACAAGTTCCAGCTGTTGGCCGACTACTCGGAGACCGGCTGGAAGTCGCTGCAGCAGATCAACATCGACTTCGACAACCCGGACCCGAACTCGATCGAGCAGTTCCGCTGGGACGACACCCGCTTCTATTCGATCGGTGGCGAGTACAAGTTCAACGACGCATGGACCTTCCGTGCCGGTTGGGCATTCGACGAGACCCCGACCACGTTCGCCACGCGCACCCCGCGCCTGCCGGATGAGGACCGCACCTGGTACTCGGTCGGTGCCAGCTGGCAGGCGACCCAGAACCTCGAGGTCAGCTTCGCCTACACCTACCTCGACGTGAGCAACCCGCAGATCGGCCTGACCGAGGGTGGTCACACGCTGTTCGGCGAGTACGACGCAACGATCAACCTGTACGGCGTTTCGGCCAAGTACAACTTCTGA